Proteins encoded within one genomic window of Natrinema amylolyticum:
- the gatC gene encoding Asp-tRNA(Asn)/Glu-tRNA(Gln) amidotransferase subunit GatC, with amino-acid sequence MSDDAVSPEEVRHVADLARVDLADDEVDRFTGQFADILEYFETLDEVPEVDRDADLANVMRPDEERASLDSEEALRNAPETEDGYFKGPNVS; translated from the coding sequence ATGAGCGACGACGCCGTCAGTCCCGAGGAGGTCCGCCACGTCGCGGATTTGGCTCGCGTCGACCTCGCAGACGACGAGGTCGACCGGTTCACCGGGCAGTTCGCGGACATCCTCGAGTACTTCGAGACGTTAGACGAGGTGCCGGAAGTCGATCGGGACGCCGACCTCGCGAACGTGATGCGACCGGACGAGGAACGCGCCTCGCTGGACAGCGAGGAAGCGCTCCGGAACGCGCCGGAAACCGAGGACGGCTACTTCAAGGGGCCGAACGTCTCATAA
- a CDS encoding helix-turn-helix transcriptional regulator: protein MSVSAAEAELTDDERAGLELVRESGGIHQSDFWKELDVSSRKGSRIVESLVEKELVDREETVYDGHNTYYISPTARDLDFTLLMAGDMLSPFIGEEEVDPNSDAFSQWIMNLAYEE from the coding sequence GTGAGCGTTTCCGCGGCCGAAGCCGAACTCACCGACGACGAGCGGGCCGGTCTCGAACTCGTTCGTGAGTCCGGCGGCATCCACCAGAGCGACTTCTGGAAGGAATTGGACGTCTCCTCGCGGAAGGGTAGCCGGATCGTCGAGTCCCTCGTCGAGAAGGAACTCGTCGACCGAGAGGAGACGGTCTACGACGGTCACAACACCTACTACATCTCGCCGACCGCTCGAGACCTCGATTTCACCCTCTTGATGGCCGGCGACATGCTCTCGCCCTTTATCGGCGAGGAAGAGGTCGATCCCAACAGCGACGCCTTCTCGCAGTGGATCATGAACCTCGCGTACGAGGAATAA
- a CDS encoding DUF2249 domain-containing protein, giving the protein MATKSTDRTLDVREIDGPPFDDIVAALEDLEAEHRLRLIAPFEPEPLYEVLDDRGFTHESEEREGGVWHVLIEHA; this is encoded by the coding sequence ATGGCAACGAAATCCACCGACCGAACGCTCGACGTCAGAGAGATCGACGGCCCGCCGTTCGACGACATCGTGGCCGCCCTCGAGGACCTCGAGGCGGAGCACCGGCTGCGACTGATCGCTCCGTTCGAGCCGGAACCGCTCTATGAGGTGCTCGACGACCGCGGGTTCACTCACGAGAGCGAGGAACGCGAGGGCGGCGTCTGGCACGTCCTCATCGAACACGCGTAG
- a CDS encoding DUF2249 domain-containing protein produces MSTPTTVADRTDAPNDRPRETLDVRSLGPPNPLQQTLERLVELPDETVLVQRNDRAPQFLYPKLEDRGYRYETTELEDEVVTVIWND; encoded by the coding sequence ATGTCGACACCCACCACCGTCGCCGACCGCACCGATGCGCCGAACGACCGCCCGCGAGAGACCCTCGACGTGCGGTCGCTCGGACCGCCGAACCCGCTCCAGCAGACCCTCGAGCGCCTCGTCGAACTGCCCGACGAGACGGTACTTGTCCAGCGCAACGACCGCGCTCCGCAGTTCCTCTACCCGAAACTCGAGGACCGAGGCTACCGCTACGAGACCACCGAACTCGAGGACGAGGTCGTGACAGTCATCTGGAACGACTGA
- a CDS encoding helix-turn-helix domain-containing protein: protein MAQATLTLTMPEDVWIQQISTDYPESTFRVLAAVPGSESGFALVRIAGPAVPEVIEAMNDHPQLTEITLAQWSDNEATVHFETTAPLLLFSSRESGMPIELPVEIQDGEAKIEVTGSRERLAELAEQLEHFGLQYRIDHVRERLHESQLLSERQLEVIVAAVDEGYYDTPRQSSLTELADHLDIAKSTCSETLHRAEEAVIKRFVEDLPGVDSNEPLEEELAST, encoded by the coding sequence ATGGCCCAAGCAACCCTCACTCTCACGATGCCCGAGGACGTCTGGATCCAGCAGATATCGACGGACTATCCCGAGTCGACCTTCCGGGTCCTCGCAGCCGTCCCCGGGTCCGAGTCCGGCTTCGCCCTCGTCCGGATCGCCGGTCCGGCGGTCCCCGAGGTGATCGAGGCCATGAACGATCACCCACAGCTCACCGAAATCACGCTCGCCCAGTGGAGCGACAACGAGGCGACGGTCCACTTCGAGACGACGGCACCGCTCCTGTTGTTCTCCTCTCGAGAGTCGGGAATGCCCATCGAGCTCCCGGTCGAAATCCAGGACGGCGAGGCGAAAATCGAGGTCACCGGCTCCCGCGAGCGCCTCGCCGAACTCGCCGAACAGCTCGAGCACTTCGGCCTGCAGTATCGGATCGATCACGTTCGCGAGCGGCTCCACGAGAGCCAACTGCTCTCGGAGCGCCAGCTCGAGGTGATCGTCGCGGCGGTCGACGAGGGATACTACGACACGCCGCGCCAGTCCTCGCTGACCGAACTGGCCGACCACCTCGACATCGCCAAGTCGACCTGCAGCGAGACGCTCCATCGGGCCGAGGAGGCGGTAATCAAACGATTCGTCGAGGACCTCCCGGGCGTCGACAGCAACGAACCGCTCGAAGAGGAACTCGCGAGCACCTAA
- a CDS encoding class I adenylate-forming enzyme family protein, translating to MIGEPVDWPTRDLVAHRAAATPQQTALIDIETGTAWRFREFDNRVDRVASRLEDRVLAGSGTERDDRERIGLLMDTRPAFATLFFAAMRTGATVVPLNVRETTGELAAKVERTDVTAIVCERETEAAALEIAADTAVDVRSVDEPGRDRTGSLVPSDSSDVTDSGLESRSVEPVPLERDDTQLIMFTSGTSGEPKAVRLTVGNLVASATASAFRLGANPADRWLCCLPMYHMGGLAPVIRSVLYGTTVVIQRDFGAESTARVLDDYDVTGVSLVPTMCKRLLDAGWEPADALRFVLLGGAPASDELLERCRRAGVPAHPTYGMTETASQIATATPAETGTHEGTVGQPLLFTDVSVVDGTGSPVESGEPGELVVSGPTVTPGYLDDEQTAAVFGERGFHTGDVGYRDADGRLWILNRRSDRIVTGGENVDPGEVVAALRAHSRVEDAAVVGLADEEWGERVAALVVPDSETRTETGPDADRVLEPRSLLAHCDERLAGFKRPKTIGFADALPRTASGTVDREAVRERLLEAGTDVTDAV from the coding sequence ATGATCGGCGAGCCGGTCGACTGGCCGACGCGCGATCTGGTCGCCCATCGCGCCGCCGCGACGCCACAGCAGACGGCGCTGATCGATATCGAGACCGGGACGGCGTGGCGTTTCCGCGAGTTCGATAACCGCGTCGACCGCGTCGCGTCGCGTCTCGAGGACCGCGTCCTCGCGGGGAGCGGTACCGAGCGAGACGATCGGGAGCGGATCGGCCTCCTCATGGACACCCGTCCCGCCTTCGCGACGCTCTTTTTCGCCGCGATGCGGACCGGCGCGACGGTGGTCCCGCTGAACGTCCGCGAGACGACCGGCGAACTCGCGGCGAAGGTCGAACGGACGGACGTCACCGCGATCGTCTGCGAGCGCGAGACCGAAGCCGCCGCGCTCGAGATCGCTGCCGACACCGCAGTTGACGTTCGCTCGGTGGACGAGCCGGGGAGGGACCGAACGGGGTCACTGGTCCCGTCCGATTCGAGCGACGTGACGGATTCCGGTCTCGAGAGCCGGTCGGTCGAGCCGGTCCCGCTCGAGCGCGACGACACCCAGTTGATCATGTTCACGTCCGGCACGTCCGGGGAGCCGAAGGCCGTCCGGCTGACGGTCGGCAACCTCGTCGCGAGCGCGACCGCTTCGGCGTTCCGGCTGGGCGCGAATCCGGCCGATCGGTGGCTGTGCTGTCTCCCGATGTATCACATGGGCGGACTGGCTCCCGTGATTCGGTCAGTGTTGTACGGGACGACCGTAGTGATCCAGCGCGACTTCGGCGCGGAATCGACCGCTCGTGTGCTCGACGACTACGACGTGACCGGCGTCTCGCTCGTTCCGACGATGTGCAAGCGGTTACTCGACGCCGGCTGGGAGCCGGCCGACGCGCTGCGGTTCGTCCTGCTCGGCGGCGCGCCCGCGTCCGACGAGTTGCTCGAGCGCTGCCGAAGGGCGGGCGTTCCGGCCCATCCGACGTACGGGATGACCGAGACGGCGTCCCAGATCGCGACGGCGACGCCCGCCGAGACCGGAACACACGAGGGAACCGTGGGACAGCCGCTGCTTTTCACCGACGTCTCCGTCGTCGACGGGACGGGTTCGCCGGTCGAATCCGGCGAGCCAGGCGAACTCGTCGTCTCGGGACCAACGGTGACGCCAGGCTATCTCGATGACGAGCAGACTGCGGCGGTGTTCGGCGAACGCGGCTTCCACACCGGCGACGTCGGCTATCGCGACGCCGACGGCCGCCTGTGGATCCTCAACCGCCGCAGCGATCGCATCGTCACCGGCGGTGAGAACGTCGATCCCGGCGAGGTCGTCGCCGCGCTCCGTGCGCATTCCCGCGTCGAGGACGCCGCGGTCGTCGGGCTCGCCGACGAGGAGTGGGGCGAACGGGTCGCGGCGCTCGTCGTTCCCGATTCGGAGACGAGGACAGAGACGGGACCGGACGCCGATCGGGTCCTCGAGCCCCGGTCGCTGCTCGCCCACTGCGACGAGCGCCTCGCCGGGTTCAAGCGCCCGAAGACGATCGGCTTCGCCGACGCGCTCCCCCGGACGGCCTCGGGAACCGTCGATCGCGAGGCGGTTCGAGAGCGCCTGCTCGAGGCGGGGACGGACGTCACCGACGCGGTGTGA
- a CDS encoding alpha/beta fold hydrolase, which translates to MGATSRSMVTSGEIGSVIPSTVDAESTYRTVNGIELHVVAAGDETDPLVVLLHGFPEFWYSWRSQIAPLVEAGYRVLAPDLRGYNLSEKPTGVRPYRIRESSRDVADLIATEDRDAARVVGHDWGGMVAWDLGLHRPETVDRLAVVNAPHPTAYRRQLVSNPEQLRRSWYAAAFQLPWLPEFACRYADYRLLERALRETAAPGAFSDDDLARYRRAWDRDGALTGMLNWYRATARYPPSPSTDRVDVPTLVVWGEADAALVSELAVDSAGFCSESRLELLPDASHWVHHEKSERVTDILREHLEPAGVSRSR; encoded by the coding sequence ATGGGCGCAACTTCGCGGTCGATGGTCACGAGCGGGGAAATCGGGTCCGTCATCCCGTCGACGGTCGACGCGGAATCGACCTATCGGACGGTCAACGGGATCGAGTTACACGTCGTCGCGGCCGGCGACGAGACGGATCCACTGGTCGTCTTGCTCCACGGCTTTCCCGAGTTCTGGTACAGCTGGCGGTCCCAGATCGCACCGCTGGTCGAGGCCGGATACCGAGTCCTGGCCCCCGACCTGCGCGGATACAACCTGAGCGAGAAACCGACCGGCGTGCGACCGTACCGGATTCGCGAATCGTCGCGAGACGTCGCCGACCTGATCGCGACGGAGGACCGAGACGCCGCACGCGTCGTCGGCCACGACTGGGGCGGCATGGTCGCCTGGGATCTCGGACTCCACCGCCCGGAGACGGTCGATCGACTCGCCGTCGTCAACGCCCCCCACCCAACCGCCTATCGGCGGCAACTCGTCTCGAACCCCGAGCAACTGCGCCGCAGTTGGTACGCCGCGGCGTTCCAACTGCCGTGGCTCCCCGAGTTCGCCTGCCGATACGCTGACTATCGCTTGCTCGAGCGAGCCCTTCGCGAAACCGCCGCGCCGGGGGCGTTCAGCGACGATGACCTGGCCCGCTACCGTCGCGCCTGGGACCGGGACGGTGCGCTCACTGGCATGCTCAACTGGTACCGAGCGACCGCACGATACCCGCCGAGTCCGTCGACTGACCGGGTCGACGTGCCGACGCTCGTCGTCTGGGGCGAAGCGGACGCAGCGCTGGTGTCCGAACTCGCGGTCGACAGCGCGGGGTTCTGCTCGGAGAGCCGTCTCGAGTTACTGCCGGACGCGAGTCACTGGGTTCACCACGAAAAATCCGAGCGAGTAACGGACATCCTGCGCGAGCACCTCGAGCCGGCGGGCGTCAGTCGTTCCAGATGA
- a CDS encoding NRDE family protein, translating into MCTLTLAWQVFDDAPVAVAANRDEALGRESTPPAVYDEEPLIVAPRDAEAGGTWIGYNEHGVFAGLTNKWTDTDLAGERSRGLLVADALEARSAAAAKSIVEDATDADEYGGFYLVVADEADAFCYQWDGALSLTEFEPGIHIVVNVAVDEDVDVPSIRSEAGREQAANARAVREALAAEPGETAAEWLERAGDVLGDHEYGVCIHRDGFGTRSSSLIALGPELTRYAYAPGPPCRTSYEGVTVTAGSGTAVDLASDRRGDDPAVDGEGHI; encoded by the coding sequence GTGTGTACGCTCACGCTCGCCTGGCAGGTCTTCGACGACGCGCCGGTCGCGGTCGCCGCCAACCGCGACGAAGCGCTGGGCCGGGAGTCGACTCCGCCCGCCGTCTACGACGAGGAGCCGCTGATCGTCGCGCCGCGCGACGCCGAGGCCGGCGGCACGTGGATCGGCTACAACGAACACGGCGTCTTTGCGGGACTGACGAACAAGTGGACCGACACTGACCTCGCCGGCGAACGGTCGCGCGGGTTGCTCGTCGCCGACGCGCTCGAGGCGCGGTCCGCCGCGGCGGCGAAATCGATCGTCGAGGACGCGACCGATGCCGACGAGTACGGCGGCTTCTACCTCGTCGTCGCGGACGAAGCGGACGCGTTCTGTTACCAGTGGGACGGCGCGCTCTCCCTGACCGAGTTCGAGCCGGGGATTCACATCGTCGTCAACGTCGCCGTCGACGAGGACGTCGACGTGCCGTCGATTCGGTCTGAAGCGGGACGTGAGCAAGCGGCGAACGCTCGAGCGGTGCGCGAGGCGCTCGCGGCCGAACCGGGAGAGACGGCCGCGGAGTGGCTCGAGCGGGCGGGCGACGTCCTCGGTGATCACGAGTACGGCGTCTGTATCCATCGAGACGGGTTCGGGACCCGGTCGTCGTCGCTGATCGCGCTCGGTCCGGAGCTGACGCGATACGCCTACGCACCCGGCCCGCCCTGTCGGACGAGCTACGAGGGCGTGACCGTCACCGCGGGGTCCGGCACGGCCGTCGACCTCGCGAGCGACCGTCGGGGCGACGACCCGGCAGTCGACGGCGAAGGGCACATTTAA
- a CDS encoding DUF2249 domain-containing protein — protein sequence MTRLDVRDIPPVNRHPTIHDEFDALEPGESLTIVNDHEPKPLFYEFEAEVDEFDADGYEVEQVAPDEFVATFPKVET from the coding sequence ATGACACGACTCGACGTCAGGGACATTCCGCCGGTGAACCGCCATCCCACGATCCACGACGAGTTCGACGCCCTCGAGCCGGGCGAGTCGCTGACCATCGTCAACGATCACGAGCCGAAGCCGTTGTTCTACGAGTTCGAGGCCGAGGTCGACGAGTTCGATGCTGACGGCTACGAGGTCGAACAGGTCGCCCCTGACGAGTTCGTCGCCACCTTCCCGAAAGTAGAGACGTAA
- a CDS encoding transcription initiation factor IIB, translated as MTDTPIRTRTDEREQTEPETESEASAETAREREQCPECGGRLVADDEHAETVCEDCGLVVDEGEIDRGPEWRAFDAAEKDEKSRVGAPTTNMMHDQGLSTNIGWQNKDAYGKSLSSRQREKMQRLRTWNERFRTRNSRERNLKQALGEIDRMASALGLPENVRETASVIYRRALEEDLLPGRSIEGVATASLYAAARQAGTPRSLDEISAVSRVEKPEVARTYRYVVRELGLEVQPADPESYVPRFASDLDLSDETELRARDLLATAKEKGIHSGKSPVGLAAAAVYAAALLTNEQVTQNDVSEVASISEVTIRNRYHELLEAEDGATV; from the coding sequence ATGACCGATACTCCCATTCGAACGCGGACTGACGAGCGAGAGCAGACCGAGCCCGAAACCGAGAGCGAAGCGTCGGCCGAAACCGCCCGCGAGCGAGAGCAGTGTCCGGAGTGTGGCGGCCGACTGGTCGCCGACGACGAACACGCCGAGACCGTCTGCGAGGACTGCGGACTGGTCGTCGACGAGGGCGAGATCGACCGCGGCCCCGAGTGGCGCGCCTTCGACGCCGCCGAGAAAGACGAGAAGTCCCGCGTCGGTGCGCCGACGACCAACATGATGCACGATCAGGGGCTCTCGACGAACATCGGCTGGCAGAACAAGGACGCCTACGGGAAGTCCCTGAGCTCCCGCCAACGCGAGAAGATGCAGCGCCTGCGCACATGGAACGAGCGCTTCCGGACTCGCAACTCCAGGGAACGCAACCTGAAGCAGGCGCTGGGCGAGATCGATCGGATGGCCTCCGCGCTCGGCCTCCCGGAGAACGTCCGAGAAACCGCCAGCGTCATCTACCGGCGCGCCCTCGAGGAGGACCTCCTGCCGGGTCGCTCGATCGAAGGCGTCGCGACCGCGTCGCTGTACGCCGCCGCTCGCCAGGCCGGCACCCCGCGCAGCTTGGACGAGATCTCGGCCGTCTCCCGCGTCGAGAAACCCGAGGTCGCCCGCACCTATCGATACGTCGTCCGGGAACTCGGACTGGAGGTCCAGCCGGCCGATCCCGAGAGCTACGTTCCCCGCTTCGCCAGCGACCTCGACCTCTCCGACGAGACCGAACTGCGCGCTCGCGACCTGCTGGCGACGGCGAAAGAGAAGGGAATTCACAGCGGTAAGTCCCCGGTCGGCCTCGCCGCCGCGGCGGTCTACGCGGCCGCGCTCCTGACGAACGAACAGGTCACCCAGAACGACGTCAGCGAGGTCGCCAGTATCTCCGAAGTGACTATCCGAAACCGCTACCACGAGCTGCTCGAGGCCGAAGACGGAGCGACGGTCTGA
- the gatA gene encoding Asp-tRNA(Asn)/Glu-tRNA(Gln) amidotransferase subunit GatA, which translates to MSENIFITEEGIEGAEDGPLAGKTVAVKDNISTEGVRTTCGSRMLEDYVPPYDATVVERLKDAGATIVGKANMDEFGMGTTTETSYFGETDNPAAPGHVPGGSSGGSAAAVAAGEADLALGSDTGGSVRCPAAFCGVVGIKPTYGLVSRYGLVAYGNSLEQIGPFGETVEDAAELLDVIAGSDERDATTRSEGDDSNYADAATGDVDGLQIGVPTELLEGADEGVVETFWEALGELEDRGAEYHEVSLPSVEHAVEAYYVIAMSEASSNLARFDGVRYGHSGGYDGNWNETFARAREEGFGDEVKRRILLGTYALSAGYHDKYYKKAQDARAWVKQDFDEALSEADVLASPTMPVPPFELGESLDDPLQLYLADANTVPVNLADLPAISVPAGETDGLPVGLQLVGPAFGEERLIRAASALA; encoded by the coding sequence ATGTCGGAGAACATTTTCATCACCGAGGAGGGGATCGAGGGAGCCGAGGACGGCCCTCTCGCCGGCAAAACGGTCGCGGTCAAGGACAATATCTCGACCGAGGGCGTCCGGACGACCTGCGGCTCGCGGATGCTCGAGGACTACGTGCCGCCCTACGACGCGACAGTCGTCGAGCGCCTGAAAGACGCCGGTGCGACCATCGTCGGCAAGGCTAACATGGACGAGTTCGGGATGGGGACGACCACCGAGACCTCCTACTTCGGCGAGACGGACAACCCCGCCGCACCGGGCCACGTGCCCGGCGGCTCTTCGGGCGGCTCTGCGGCCGCCGTCGCCGCCGGCGAGGCCGACCTCGCGCTCGGTTCCGACACCGGCGGCTCGGTCCGCTGTCCGGCCGCCTTCTGTGGCGTCGTCGGCATCAAACCCACGTACGGGCTGGTCTCGCGGTACGGCCTCGTGGCCTACGGCAACAGTTTAGAACAGATCGGTCCCTTCGGCGAGACCGTCGAGGACGCCGCCGAACTGCTCGACGTGATCGCCGGGAGCGACGAACGCGACGCGACCACTCGCAGCGAGGGCGACGACTCGAACTACGCCGACGCCGCGACCGGCGACGTCGACGGGCTCCAGATCGGCGTTCCCACGGAGTTGCTCGAGGGGGCCGACGAGGGCGTCGTCGAGACGTTCTGGGAGGCCCTTGGCGAACTCGAGGACCGCGGTGCGGAGTATCACGAGGTCTCGCTGCCGTCGGTCGAGCACGCCGTCGAGGCCTACTACGTGATCGCGATGTCGGAAGCCTCTTCGAACCTCGCGCGGTTCGACGGCGTCCGCTACGGGCACTCGGGCGGCTACGACGGCAACTGGAACGAGACCTTCGCTCGGGCCCGCGAGGAGGGCTTCGGTGACGAGGTCAAGCGACGGATCCTGCTCGGTACCTACGCGCTCTCGGCAGGTTACCACGACAAGTACTACAAGAAGGCCCAAGACGCTCGCGCGTGGGTCAAGCAGGACTTCGACGAGGCGCTCTCGGAGGCCGACGTCCTCGCGAGCCCCACGATGCCGGTCCCGCCGTTCGAACTCGGCGAGAGCCTGGACGATCCGCTCCAGTTGTACCTCGCCGACGCGAACACGGTGCCGGTCAACCTCGCCGATCTGCCCGCTATCTCGGTTCCGGCGGGCGAAACCGACGGCCTCCCCGTCGGCCTCCAACTCGTCGGTCCCGCCTTCGGCGAGGAGCGGTTGATCCGCGCTGCGAGTGCGCTCGCCTAA
- the nirK gene encoding copper-containing nitrite reductase: protein MTQSQLNRRHVLQAIGVTGALAVAGCLDSDAQGNSAGTDEPAAEEGLPAAKTADVDRIARDPTDIPPPVDWDEPREHDVTIRTERVTAEIEPGVTFDYMTFEGQVPGPMVRVRRGDRVNLTFDVPEDLNVAAHNMDFHAVYGPGGGADATTIAPGDDPTQISFTADYAGVFIYHCAIPNMDQHISSGMFGSILVEPEDGLPEVDTEYYLGQHEIYTDGDVGEKGHHGFDFDAMLAEQPTYVVFNGQAYGFAPDGGQPMQAETGETARVYFANGGPNLLSSLHPIGNVWSRYYRDGDLLTEPERNIETAPVAPGTTAAAEMEFPVPGPVKIVDHALTRAARRGALGVIDVSGEPTRDVYDEDP from the coding sequence ATGACCCAATCCCAACTCAACCGGCGGCATGTACTGCAGGCGATCGGGGTGACCGGCGCGCTGGCGGTGGCCGGCTGTCTCGATAGCGACGCCCAGGGGAACAGCGCTGGAACCGACGAGCCGGCGGCCGAGGAGGGACTGCCGGCGGCGAAAACGGCCGACGTCGACCGGATCGCGCGGGATCCGACGGACATTCCCCCACCGGTCGACTGGGACGAGCCCCGTGAACACGACGTCACGATCCGGACCGAGCGGGTGACCGCCGAGATCGAGCCGGGGGTCACCTTCGACTACATGACCTTCGAAGGGCAGGTCCCCGGCCCGATGGTCCGAGTCCGGCGCGGCGACCGGGTGAACCTTACCTTCGACGTCCCGGAGGATCTGAACGTGGCCGCCCACAACATGGACTTCCACGCGGTCTACGGCCCCGGCGGCGGGGCCGACGCGACCACGATCGCGCCCGGCGACGACCCCACCCAGATCAGCTTCACCGCTGACTACGCGGGCGTGTTCATCTACCACTGTGCGATCCCGAACATGGATCAGCACATCAGCAGCGGCATGTTCGGTTCGATCCTCGTCGAGCCCGAGGACGGCCTCCCCGAGGTCGACACCGAGTACTACCTCGGCCAGCACGAGATCTACACCGACGGCGACGTCGGTGAGAAAGGCCACCACGGCTTCGACTTCGACGCCATGCTCGCCGAACAGCCGACCTACGTCGTGTTCAACGGCCAGGCCTACGGCTTCGCCCCCGACGGCGGCCAGCCGATGCAGGCCGAGACCGGCGAGACCGCACGGGTCTACTTCGCCAACGGCGGTCCGAACCTGCTGAGCTCGCTCCACCCGATCGGGAACGTCTGGAGCCGCTACTACCGCGATGGCGACCTCCTGACCGAACCCGAGCGCAATATCGAAACCGCACCCGTCGCGCCGGGGACGACGGCCGCCGCCGAGATGGAGTTCCCGGTGCCCGGGCCGGTCAAGATCGTCGACCACGCGCTGACCCGCGCGGCCCGCCGCGGCGCCCTCGGCGTCATCGACGTCAGCGGCGAGCCCACTCGAGACGTCTACGACGAAGACCCGTGA
- a CDS encoding 4Fe-4S ferredoxin N-terminal domain-containing protein → MSTDDESFHPLGEEWEDELETMLDDTEYDSDLGMEMAQDAMRVTKGELSEAEFHEKHHEDVMEEFGEDERPTKAAYEAAQEEAKGTASKMLDAFDGDGDETRRETMKKMGVGAAAVGLGAWGTVDDGPEENLAAEEGGHSEPRQETTEERDTQWGMTIDLERCDGCLTCMTACTQENDLDQGVNWMYVMAWEDELHGGPGEDDNTDVYSDFNMGSEFNMLVRPCQHCTDAPCEKVCPTTARHTRDKDGLVLTDYDVCIGCRYCQVACPYGVNYFQWDEPSVAYEDIDGNENPENPDQITHAKYEHGERWVDSRAPRGTMSKCTMCPSMQDGKQGEDKVGTSACETACPPGAIQFGNVEDEKSDPSQHREHPVKSRAIIHLTNSVDSTKTAPSADQIDSALSDGDDLETAIENIDGLTEDILAIMKAIEIVSEGTEPGDEENNTILENEQNIIAAVEAFEQYVDLESEEARDDLQLGEGSERDAQFRLEQYTGNPSSFQLLEDVGTNPNVTYLGQEPGPEAHQVEGPTKYEDVDLLDKRQEALDNETVGGIDGVSL, encoded by the coding sequence ATGAGCACGGACGATGAATCATTCCACCCGCTCGGCGAAGAGTGGGAGGACGAACTCGAGACGATGCTCGACGATACCGAGTACGACAGCGACCTCGGTATGGAAATGGCCCAGGACGCGATGCGGGTCACCAAGGGCGAGCTCTCCGAAGCCGAATTCCACGAGAAACATCACGAGGACGTGATGGAGGAGTTCGGCGAGGACGAGCGTCCGACCAAAGCGGCCTACGAGGCGGCACAGGAGGAGGCGAAGGGAACCGCCTCCAAGATGCTCGACGCTTTCGACGGCGACGGCGACGAGACCCGTCGCGAGACGATGAAGAAGATGGGGGTCGGCGCGGCGGCCGTCGGGCTCGGTGCCTGGGGGACCGTCGACGACGGTCCGGAAGAGAACCTCGCTGCTGAAGAAGGCGGACACAGTGAACCCCGTCAGGAGACCACCGAAGAGCGAGACACCCAGTGGGGGATGACGATCGACCTCGAGCGCTGTGACGGTTGTCTCACATGCATGACGGCCTGTACGCAGGAGAACGACCTCGATCAGGGCGTCAACTGGATGTACGTCATGGCCTGGGAGGACGAGCTTCACGGTGGGCCAGGAGAAGACGACAACACCGACGTCTACTCCGACTTCAACATGGGGAGCGAGTTCAACATGCTCGTGCGGCCGTGCCAGCACTGCACGGACGCTCCCTGTGAGAAGGTCTGTCCGACGACGGCCCGTCACACTCGCGACAAGGACGGTCTCGTCCTGACCGACTACGACGTTTGTATCGGCTGCCGGTACTGTCAGGTCGCCTGTCCCTACGGCGTCAACTACTTCCAGTGGGACGAGCCCAGCGTGGCCTACGAGGACATCGACGGGAACGAGAATCCGGAGAATCCTGACCAGATCACTCACGCGAAGTACGAACACGGCGAACGGTGGGTCGACAGCCGCGCACCTCGAGGGACGATGAGCAAGTGTACGATGTGTCCGTCCATGCAGGACGGCAAACAGGGCGAAGACAAGGTCGGGACGAGCGCCTGCGAAACGGCCTGTCCGCCGGGCGCGATCCAGTTCGGGAACGTCGAAGACGAGAAGAGTGACCCGTCTCAGCACCGCGAGCACCCGGTCAAGAGCCGAGCGATCATTCATCTAACAAACAGTGTTGACAGCACCAAAACCGCTCCGTCGGCGGACCAGATCGATAGCGCCCTCAGCGACGGCGACGACCTCGAGACCGCGATCGAGAATATCGACGGTCTCACCGAGGACATCCTCGCGATCATGAAGGCGATCGAAATCGTCAGCGAGGGGACCGAGCCCGGCGACGAAGAGAACAACACCATCCTGGAGAACGAACAGAATATCATCGCCGCCGTCGAGGCCTTCGAGCAGTACGTCGATCTCGAGAGCGAGGAGGCGCGCGACGACCTGCAACTCGGCGAGGGTAGCGAGCGGGACGCACAGTTCCGCCTCGAACAGTACACGGGTAATCCGAGTTCGTTCCAGCTACTCGAGGACGTCGGGACGAACCCGAACGTCACCTACCTCGGGCAGGAGCCTGGACCGGAGGCCCACCAGGTCGAGGGGCCGACCAAGTACGAGGACGTCGACCTGCTCGACAAGCGGCAGGAGGCTCTCGATAACGAGACTGTCGGCGGCATCGACGGGGTGTCGCTATGA